CAATCACTAAAAGCCTAGTACAGCAAAACTggaaacctccctccctccctgctttaaaaaaaaaaagaccacaaTCAAAGCCTGGAGTATGGGACATTGTAAGCATGGCCACCATGGAAAGAACAGTACACTGTAACAGAAATACCCAAGAAAAATTCTCAGATGCATGGGATGTTTTCCTGCAAGTATCTAAATGATCCTATTACGTATATGCATGGcccttttcttccctctcctctctaccctcttccttccctccctgttTCCATCCACCTCTCCTGAACTTTGTTTCTATTcttttatctttattttaataattttaccAGTTGGATTTTTATAGCATTTTGTTGTTTGCAGTTGTGCCATACAAATAATTGATTTACATTTTGATTATATCATATAGACATATATATAATGACATTCATAGTTTATATTATTAAATGCTGCACCTTAGCTATATTTGAAATAGAAAATggttaatatacaggcagtccccgggttacgtacaagatagggactgtaggtttgttcttaagttgaatttgtatgtaagtcggaactggtacatattgtaggggaaactctagccaaacattttttttagttttggatagcatagggaaaggttaactcccctctaatgtttgttttgctgtctgttcccctgttcagaagatttcacatctatttctgtccctgtgacaaactcaggactaaaggagtaactcatcaaataccaaacagctctgcaccatgctttgagctaatagctttatttccacacaccacccagggttctaggaggagggtcctttttctgctaacacaatgaggccagcactttgtttgttttggtggagtctttgtttgcccagggagcccagcatgtatagggggaggaggggcggagaggctgcttttgtctgctgttcggcagcctgttgctcaggggagggggcagcctgttgctggcagggggggaggggggaggcgtgcaggatgcgaggccgcgggggggggggggcagcgggcgtggggaggcacttttcctctgcccggcagctctgcgggatccctgtccctgtggccagctgctgcaggcagaggccagttggagccggccgaagaggaggaggaggtggattctaggacccaggtgagcgagccccggggacgctgctgcgctccgggagccccggcatgtatagaggggaggaggggcagagaggctgcttttgtctgttcggcagcctgttgctcaggggagggggcagcctgttgctggcaggggggtgggggggcacttttcctctgcccggcagctctgcgggaccccagtcggagccggcccaaggaggaggaggatcctaggacccaggtgagcgagccccgggaatgctgctgcacatgtgcgggagttgcctcaccccgttcgtatctagggatccgacgtaagtcggatccacgtaagtcggggactgcctgtattataaaaAATCTATGTAttatgtgggggtggagggggaaggggtgacagacttgccaggcccctgggcaaggtggaggggaggCTCGCTCTGCGCTACCGGAAGGTACAGGGTgtcaggcagaaggagcagggctggggatagaTAGCCCTCAGCCACCTGGAGTGCACTGCACTGTTGTCTTTCTTCCCCCACCTACTCCCAGACAGCCCTTAGAACGGCCTGggggtgatttaaaaggcctggaaCTCCAGTtgatgctgctgccacagtagcaatgGCAGTGGTGGGTGGGAGCCCCGGGACCTTTTGAATCACAGGTCCCCAAGGTAGCTGCCCCTTTGCCCCTGTCAGCAGGTCTGGTATTTATATATAAACGTAATATAAAGTTAATGGAAAAAAGGATCAGAACTAGGAAAGCCAGAATCGTCTTGGTGACACGGCAATCTAACGAGCTACAAAACCTTCTATTGCCACTCTCCATTAACTAGAAGAGTTCAGGATGAGATTTAGAGATTGACCTGAGCCCTAAAACATGAGGTTCAATATCCCTTCAGTCCATGTGATTACAGTTCTGGATATTATTTTTACTCATTCACATATCCAATCACTTTCTGAACCTTATGTTCTTGACTTCAATActttcctgtggcaatgagttccacagtctacTTATGCACTTTATGACAAATATTTATCAGTTTTGAATGTGTCAATTGTTAATTTAATTGAAGGTCTCCATGGGTACGTCTaggctacatgcctctgtcgccagaggcatgtagattaggctaccaggcataggaaaatgaagcggcaatttaaataatcaccgcttcatttaaatttacatggctaccgcgctgagccgacaaacagctgatcagctgtttgtcggctcagcgcggcagccatgtaaatttaaatgaagcggcaattatttaaatcgtcgcttcattttcctatgcctggtagcctaatctacatgcctttgccgacagaggcatgtagcctAGACGTACCCCATGTGTTATAagatgggagggaagagaagcaccTCACCTATCTTCTTTAGACCACTAAATATTATATATACTTTTATCTAGTTTGCATCTCTCTGCATCTTGAACATAACAGTAAAAATAGTTCCAAACATTAAAAAGTGGATTTGGTTTTACTAGATAAATGTGTCTGCATGGGGCTGTCTCCACACACAGAGAAcactaagggcatatctacactaggaaattatttcaaaataactaattttaaaataataactcttgaaataactgtttgaaataagcttattctccaaggaaagcaggagttattattttgaaataactaggcttggtagtgtggttgctctgcttatttcaaaataagatcaggGCTAACTGAACTACTAACAACTTTTTTCCTCTTAGGAATTGTTGTTGGACAGATGACCACTGCCCCAGTCTCTACGGGATCACTGCAGGTGTCTGCTGATGTTTTGTCAGCTGCTCCAAGTGCAACCGCTGTTGGGGTCTCTACGGTGTCAACTACAGCTGACACAGAAACACTGTCAGCCACTGCAAACCCTACAGAAACTCCAAGGGTGCTCTCTGCCACAACAGTACCTGCTGAGGTTTCATCCACCACCCTAACTGGTACAGCATCCACCATTCCAAATGGGACCACTATTCAGGCTTCTACAGGACCAACATCAGCTGTGACCGAGTTGGCTGGGGTAACATCAGCTACCTCCAATGGCACAGCATCTACCAGCATGTCTTCTACTGCTCCAAAGGTGTCAGCCTCCTCTGGGGTTCCATCAGCCACTCCATTCGCAAGCACTCCAGAATCCACAAACTGCAGTGTGGTGAATGCGACGGCCTGCACACCTTGTTCACCAGGAACATTTCCCAGCAAGGGTAAGAGGCAAAGCGATTTCCCTGCCCACTGCAGCTCTCTTACTTTTCTATAGAGGTGATTACAAAAGGGATGGAAGCTGGGTGTGTGGTTTTGTTATTGCACTATCATGTCACATAGGAAGGCTCAGATTTTTTCCTCTACtcatttcttacattagaacatctgGCTTGGTCTGTCCTGTCCAATCTGGGGGACTCCATAGCTTATTTAAGAAGTGGTAGGATCATACCCTAAACATGCCATGCAGGTGAAACAAAGCTGATTGGGAGAGGAAGGGATTCTAAGCATGGTAGGTATGagcaaaaacaattttaaattatttgtctCAAACAATTGGAAGAAGGAAACTTCCATTAAAGACTTAGGATTCCTGCTCTATCAGTTAAGAGCAGAGAGAGCTCTGTGACCCAGGAAGTCCCATAGCAATGAGACTTGACATTTATGATTTTCTAAAGTACAAATCATCATCATAAAAAAAAGGCCTTTCATGctctttaaaaaagcaaaagaggGCAGCCTGcttcctcctttctttttctcactGCAGGTTGCCTTCAAAGGGTGTGTGTGCACTTTCTTTCTCTCTATTGTTAAGCTCTCACATTCTGAGGTAATAAGAATGCCTTAAAGAGCTCAGATAAATATGTAGGCCAGAAACAGATGGCAAATGTATCCATTAACCAGACTGTTAGTGGGAACATCATCTCTACCCCTACACAGTGCAGAATACCTGTTCTGTGCTTATGCCTGAAGTATTCAGCTCTTCTTAAGGATTCATGTGATgttcaaaattaaaaaataaaacccaccAAAAAGGAAATTTTCCTTCATACCATGTGCGGTCAACCTGTGAAATTCACTACAGCAGTAGGTGAGCTAAATAATACCATAGTCTGTTGTTTTAACAGGCTGCATAATATTAGGACTGAAAATAAAACATGTATCAGGGAGTGCTTAAGAGAGGGCTAACCAGTTCTCACGCTTCAAGGCGTGAATCAGCCCCTGCAGAGATCAAGAACCAATTCCCAACACCACCATGCACAACTTTGCAGACTTGGATCCATTATAATCTTTCTCTTCTCACATGCTTTGTTGCAAAGTAGCAGGCACTGGCTTCCCCCAGAGGAAGGATAGCAGATGTGATGGATCAAGAGCTGACACAGCAAATCCTACATAATTATTCTATGTAGAATAAACTGGCTTTgctttccactccagctcatctgatgaagtgggatttacccacgaaagctcatatatttttgttaatctctaaggtgtgATAGgattactcgtttttaaagttacagactaacacggctacccctctgtgacTGGTTTTGTAGCGTTAAGACTGAGAGAATTTTTATGATGTGGGATTGACTATTTCTGCGTAAGGCAGAATTCTCCGTTTTGGGGTTTTCTGCTTCAGTTCTTTTTCCTGCCAAGCatacttaattaaaaaaattacttttgaTCTTTGATTAGTTTGGACTGAGGGTAAAGAAAAACCTATTGGTCTCTCAAATTAAAAATAACCTTATTAATGGTAAAGATTCCACAACTGAGACAACAGATCTGAGACCTTGTTTCTTGTGCTAGTCTGAGCAGAATCAAGTACTTTGGGGTTATTATACAATTAATAATATAAATCAAAATtcttattttgaatttcaatATTCAGTATTGTGTGGGGACAACATTTTGATAATTTTTTCAGAGGCCTTaggcaaaaatatttttacattccTTATATTGATGTTTCAAAAACTGGTGTTTTACCTTTGGATacaaatgtcatttaaaaaaaatgttgattcTACTTTAGAAGCGTTGAGTTGTTTCTGCTGCTCAGAGGGTACCTGTGCAGACCCTGTCGATTGTGTATCTTGTCCAGTGGGTCAGTATCAGCCTCTAGCCGGAAAACTGTCATGCCTGCTTTGCCCACAAGGATATTACACTAAGTAAGTATGTAGTCCACTGTTGTGATTAAGACCATATTTTTGTTAGGCAATTGTGCATTCCTTCTCTCTCATTACAACTATTTTGGGTTTGTACAAGTGCCTAGCTAATGGGACCTTGTTCTTGGTTTGCCTTTAGGCACTACCAAAATAAACATGATCAATAATAATTTCTTGGAATGTAGAAGCTCTTTTGCTTCCCCTGGTTAGGCTGCAGGGGCAGTGTTAATCAGGTTTCTCAACTGTAGAACATGCAGGATTTTGCTTAATCAGAAACTATGGGTGAAAACCAGGAAAGGTGAGGTTTTTGCTCCAGCTCTTCCATATACTGCCTACTGAATCACTCAAAGGTGACTTGTATCCTCTGCCTCTCAGTTTTTCTATCTGTAAAAgctgacttacaaggagaggctgaggtatttgggcttatttagactAGAGGAGAACAAGGGGGGaactgatagcagccttcaactacccgaAGGGGGCattccaaagaggttggagagaggctgttctcaatagtgtccaggagcaatggtctcaagctgtagtgggagaggtctaggttggatattaagaaaaactatttcactaggagggtggtgaagcactggaatactaggactggaagggacctcgagaggtcatcgagtccagtcccctgccctcatgacaggacccagtactgtctagaccatccctaatagacatttatctaacctactcttaaatatctccagagatggagattccacaacctccctgggcaatttattccagtgtttaactaccctgacagttaggaactttttcctaatgtccaacctaaacctcccttgctgcagtttaagcccattgcttcttgttctaccctcagaggccaagatgaacaagttttctccctcctccttatgacacccttttagatacctgaaaactgctatcatgtcctccctcaatcttctcttttccacactaaataaacccaattctttcagccttccttcacaggtcatgttctctagatctttaatcattcttgttgctcttctctggaccctctccaatttctccacatctttcctgaaatgcgatgcccagaactggacacaatactccaactgaggcctaaccagctcagagtagagcagaagaatgacttctcgtgtcttgctcacaacacacctgttaatgcatcccagaatcatgtttgctttttttgcaacagcatcacactgctgactcatgttcagcttgtggtccactataacccctagatccctttctgccgtactccttcctatacagttgcttcccattctgtatgtgtgattgttccttcctaagtggagcactttgcatttgtctttattaaactgtatcctgttatgcactcaccttatagtagccccatctaagttgtatttgccttgtttattgataagaatatcatgcaagaccgtatcaaatgccttactaagtctaggtataccacatccaccgcttctcccttatccataagactcgttatgctatcaaagaaagctatcagattggtttgacatgatttgttctttacaaatccatgctggctgttccctgtcaccttattatcttccaagtgtttgcagatgaattccttaattgcttgctccattatcttctctgacagaagttaaactaactggtctgtagtttcctgggttattcttatttctctttttatagatgggcactatatttgcccttttccagtcttcttgagtattctaggatgtattcaggccctggtgacttgcaggcatctaacttttctaggtgatttttaacttgttctttttttattttatcttctaaacctactcccttcccactagcattcactgtgttaggcattccttcagacatctcagtgaagaccgaaacaaagttgtcattaagcatctctgccatttccaagtttcctgttactgtttctccctagggttacctagggaagtggtggaatctccatccctagaggtttttaagttctggctggacaaagccctggttggggttggtcctgctttgggaagagggttggactcgataacctctgcaggtctctttcaactctatgattctatgaaaaggggGTTACTATTTCACTGTCTCAGTGAAGTGCTGAGAGATTTAATTCATTAATGACTGCCACTGAGCCTATCACAATCTCTACAAATGCATGTGTTGGCCTAAGAAACCAGACCTCACAGATTGTCCAGACTTCAAAGTCTGTAGAACGTCGGGTATAGTGGAGTCGTGACTTGGGTACAGCTGTAACTTATCTGGACTCATCTCCATCTTACGTCTGCTATAGAAATAACAGCTGTGCCCCCTGTGCATGATCAGTTGTGACTCACTGATCACATGTGTGCAAATGTTTCATTTGGAATCATGTACTGGCCCTTTACCTACATTAGACACAAActaacatgtacaggcagtctcAGAGCTACACCACTTTAATTAAAAATCCCATCACTTGGTGCCAAAAGCTTCAGCTGATTGTGGTTTAGCAACTTCCTTCAGGCCAGTTTCTGAAACCCATATGACTGCTGGAAGGCTCTGCAGAACTTGTTCTCTTGGTAACTTTCAGACTCTGTAAGACAGGTGGGTGGTCCCTTATTAAAAGCCAAACTAAATTCTTGTAGTTGAATTGTTACAATGGCCACAGGACTCTTGAGCTACAGATAATTGGGTTTCTCGGTGTTGCCAATGATGCCTTAACAAAGCTGTCTCAGTTCCAAGAACAAAAGCTTCTGCTACCAAAT
Above is a window of Pelodiscus sinensis isolate JC-2024 chromosome 5, ASM4963464v1, whole genome shotgun sequence DNA encoding:
- the LOC102463770 gene encoding uncharacterized protein LOC102463770 isoform X3 → MGTYPRSLLWSLGAAYLMGIVVGQMTTAPVSTGSLQVSADVLSAAPSATAVGVSTVSTTADTETLSATANPTETPRVLSATTVPAEVSSTTLTGTASTIPNGTTIQASTGPTSAVTELAGVTSATSNGTASTSMSSTAPKVSASSGVPSATPFASTPESTNCSVVNATACTPCSPGTFPSKEALSCFCCSEGTCADPVDCVSCPVGQYQPLAGKLSCLLCPQGYYTNLTRSEACLPCHPGSYSNASGASACSPCGKGYFSFQQNSAFCLPCPLGSFCNTANCSQCTICPTGEEALREASEECAPCLPGTYKGPSDSKCEACKIGEYQLQRGKGSCDKCPENHYCPKRAEEERVEIPSVAKGNKEGTEGKSGCAR
- the LOC102463770 gene encoding uncharacterized protein LOC102463770 isoform X2, translating into MGTYPRSLLWSLGAAYLMGIVVGQMTTAPVSTGSLQVSADVLSAAPSATAVGVSTVSTTADTETLSATANPTETPRVLSATTVPAEVSSTTLTGTASTIPNGTTIQASTGPTSAVTELAGVTSATSNGTASTSMSSTAPKVSASSGVPSATPFASTPESTNCSVVNATACTPCSPGTFPSKEALSCFCCSEGTCADPVDCVSCPVGQYQPLAGKLSCLLCPQGYYTNLTRSEACLPCHPGSYSNASGASACSPCGKGYFSFQQNSAFCLPCPLGSFCNTANCSQCTICPTGEEALREASEECAPCLPGTYKGPSDSKCEACKIGEYQLQRGKGSCDKCPENHYCPSPDVNPILCPPNAFCPAGSSQPQYCMETFLYKAGNSCELAPLTIVLLALSSAGGANITETGQVAVSCGDL